A window from Mesorhizobium sp. WSM2240 encodes these proteins:
- a CDS encoding DUF6105 family protein, producing MRYVLALWALPLIIFWGWYGLSYNNIHFGYVMLTREAHNLVFQLYGDTLGIDPEIIPGMVAKACVVDTLFLLAIYAFRRRRQITAWAKIRRERYLGVISSPSA from the coding sequence ATGCGCTATGTTCTCGCGCTCTGGGCCCTGCCGCTGATCATATTCTGGGGCTGGTACGGTCTTTCTTACAACAACATCCATTTCGGCTATGTCATGCTGACCCGCGAGGCACATAACCTCGTCTTCCAGCTTTACGGCGACACGCTCGGCATCGATCCGGAAATCATCCCGGGAATGGTGGCGAAGGCATGCGTGGTCGATACGCTTTTTCTGCTCGCCATCTACGCTTTTCGTCGCCGCCGGCAGATTACCGCCTGGGCAAAGATCCGCCGTGAGCGCTATCTTGGTGTGATTTCCTCACCCAGTGCGTGA
- the ruvX gene encoding Holliday junction resolvase RuvX — translation MSISTIEELPAHLAGGKTLAGLDLGDKTIGVAVSDRGLSFAHPRSVIVRKKFSLDAAALLDLLKQENAGAVVIGLPVNMDGSEGPRAQASRAFVRNIARVTDLPFAFWDERLSTVAAERTLIEMDMSRAKRKTKIDSAAAAFILQGVLDRLHALGEEITPR, via the coding sequence TTGAGCATCTCGACGATCGAGGAACTACCCGCCCACCTCGCCGGCGGCAAGACGCTGGCCGGGCTCGACCTCGGCGACAAGACCATCGGCGTGGCGGTATCGGACCGGGGCCTTTCCTTCGCGCATCCGCGCTCAGTCATCGTCCGCAAAAAATTCTCGCTCGACGCCGCGGCCCTGCTCGACCTTCTGAAGCAGGAAAACGCCGGCGCGGTCGTGATCGGCCTGCCGGTCAACATGGACGGCAGCGAAGGACCCCGCGCTCAGGCGTCGCGTGCCTTCGTTCGCAACATCGCAAGGGTGACCGACCTGCCCTTCGCCTTCTGGGATGAGAGGCTGTCGACGGTCGCGGCCGAACGCACGTTGATCGAAATGGACATGTCGCGTGCCAAGCGGAAGACGAAGATCGATTCGGCGGCGGCCGCCTTCATCCTGCAAGGCGTGCTGGATCGGCTTCACGCACTGGGTGAGGAAATCACACCAAGATAG
- a CDS encoding metal-dependent hydrolase: protein MKLTWFGHSAFRVEAGSAKILIDPFLTENPSWKKPWLGPAEGITHVLLTHGHSDHIGDAAEILKATGAMLVANFEVCMFLVGQGVSGDRINPGNLGGTVDCGGFTTTFVQALHSSSFPGEGGQNTYLGNPGGLVLHFPDERTLYHMGDTDIFSDMALINELHDPKIGIVPIGDRFTMGGAVAALACRRFFKFETVIPCHYASFGIIDQTAEKFTAGMEGSGVEVVLPKVGEARDV from the coding sequence ATGAAACTCACCTGGTTCGGACATTCGGCCTTTCGCGTGGAGGCGGGCAGCGCCAAGATCCTGATTGATCCCTTCCTTACCGAGAATCCCTCATGGAAAAAGCCGTGGCTAGGTCCCGCCGAAGGCATCACCCATGTCCTGCTCACGCATGGCCATAGCGACCATATCGGCGACGCCGCGGAGATCCTGAAGGCGACCGGCGCAATGCTCGTCGCCAATTTCGAGGTCTGTATGTTTCTGGTCGGCCAGGGAGTCAGCGGCGACAGGATAAATCCGGGCAATCTCGGCGGCACGGTCGATTGCGGCGGCTTCACCACCACATTCGTCCAGGCTCTGCATTCCTCGTCATTTCCGGGCGAGGGCGGCCAGAACACCTATCTCGGCAACCCCGGCGGCCTCGTCCTGCATTTCCCGGACGAGCGCACGCTCTACCATATGGGCGATACAGATATCTTTTCCGATATGGCGCTGATCAACGAGCTGCACGACCCGAAGATCGGTATCGTGCCGATCGGCGACCGCTTCACCATGGGCGGCGCGGTGGCGGCGCTGGCCTGCCGCCGCTTCTTCAAGTTCGAGACCGTGATTCCCTGCCACTACGCCTCCTTCGGCATCATCGACCAGACCGCCGAAAAATTCACGGCCGGCATGGAAGGCTCGGGCGTGGAGGTCGTTCTGCCGAAGGTGGGCGAGGCGAGGGACGTTTAG